TGCCTGAATACGGCTAATATCAAGGAATTCTATATTCTGACTTATCAGTAAAAATGACTTATATTTACGATTTATAAAGGCTTAACTTATTATGCATTCAAAATTCTCAAATCCTCTTAGCGTACTGGTCGTTGTCTTATCGCTCACAATTCATATGCAAACGTACTCGCAATGCGACTCTACTGAGCGCGTCATGCAAGGACAGCTCATCACCAATACATCAAAAAATATTCAAGTAGAATTAGAATCAGGGTATGATATCCCAACAGTTGGTACTAAAGGAGATTTAACCAAATATTTTGAAACAAAATTATTTGGGTTTTTGTCAACCGGCTGGCTAGGTATTGGCTACGTTGAGGTAAGTGCCGTAAAAGGCAATATTGTCGTTCTTACACTTTTGTATGAAGAATCAGAGATGACAATCAATGGAGAAAAGAAAAATCATTTTGAGCAAGGAAAAAAAGTTCAATTAACCTGGAAAGAAGCTCCTCGCACTGAAACAATATATAAAATAGAAAACGGCGATACGCTTGCCGTTGGTGAAGTTTTTTGCAAAAATAAAACCGGTAAATGGACATTCTACTACCCGGGTGGAAAAATCAAAGAAGTAAATCACTACGAAAAAGGATTACTGCATGGCGAATATCAAGTGTGGAATGAAAAAGGTATTATCATTGAAAAGGGTGTATTCAACCACGGAAAAAAAGAAGGAGAATTCACGTATTATTATCAAAACGGACAACTGATGCAACGTGAAAATTTTCTTGATGACAAGTTGAATGGATTAGTTGAAAAATGGTATCCAAGTGGCTCAAAAGAATATGAAACAACCTATAAGAACGGGGTTGAAGATGGACCTTTCAAAGATTATTTTCCAAACGGGCAAACAAAAATAAACGGCAATTACCTCAATGGAGCGTATGATGGTGAAATCACTGCTTATTATGAAAATGGAAATGTAAAACATCAGGTCACTTTTGCTCAAGGGAAAAAAAATGGCAAGCATTTTGGATACTATGAAAATGGAAAGCCATTCATTGAAACTGTGTTTGTTGATGGTGAGATGCATGGAGCATATAAAGAATTTTATGAGTCTGGTCAATTGCACTTTGATACTAATTTTGAACACGGACAAAAGCATGGCGCATGGAAAGAATATTATCCAAATGGTCAATTGGCAAGTCAGGGCACGTTTGTGAATGGAAAACGAGATGGATTATGGGAAGCCTGGTTTGAAAACGGTAATCCGGCTGAGCAAGGATATTACGTGAATGATGTTAAAACCGGAAAATGGTTTACTTGGGATGAATCAGGCAAAAAGACTAAAACAAGTTATAAATAATTAAATTCGCAAAAGCGATGAATTAAGTACGCTGATCAATTGCCTTTCAGCGTTTGATGTTGTGAAATTTAGTTCAGAAAAATAGAATTAAAAAAAAATGCAGAATACCATAATAAAATTACTTCAGATGAAAACATTTTTTATTTTGACAATGATTACAATGATGCTTTCAATTGACAGCTACAGTTGTGATACCACAAAGTATGAAGAGACCTTCAAAAACGGATCCTATGTAAAAGGTTGGTTGGCATGTGACAAAAAAGTGGGGGTCTGGAATTATTATGAACGCTCAGGCAAATTATTAAAAGTGTCACACTACAATCAGGGACAATTGCATGGTGAACAATCCGTTTGGTATCCAAGCGG
This genomic stretch from Crocinitomicaceae bacterium harbors:
- a CDS encoding toxin-antitoxin system YwqK family antitoxin: MQGQLITNTSKNIQVELESGYDIPTVGTKGDLTKYFETKLFGFLSTGWLGIGYVEVSAVKGNIVVLTLLYEESEMTINGEKKNHFEQGKKVQLTWKEAPRTETIYKIENGDTLAVGEVFCKNKTGKWTFYYPGGKIKEVNHYEKGLLHGEYQVWNEKGIIIEKGVFNHGKKEGEFTYYYQNGQLMQRENFLDDKLNGLVEKWYPSGSKEYETTYKNGVEDGPFKDYFPNGQTKINGNYLNGAYDGEITAYYENGNVKHQVTFAQGKKNGKHFGYYENGKPFIETVFVDGEMHGAYKEFYESGQLHFDTNFEHGQKHGAWKEYYPNGQLASQGTFVNGKRDGLWEAWFENGNPAEQGYYVNDVKTGKWFTWDESGKKTKTSYK